One Roseburia rectibacter DNA window includes the following coding sequences:
- a CDS encoding fibronectin type III domain-containing protein produces MKKLLLKNAVMLAVVIFCIGSVNCYAATSTGINVNYHSQKEIKDYLKSKKVNIDAETTYSKKASDVKPYQAGTISESSQKSALNTMNAIRYIAGIDAVGLDSSYTKMEQAAALVNSANGTLSHFPSKPAGMDDSLYKLGASGASSGNLSYASWKCGLGYHLAKSWMNDGDAYNIDRVGHRRWILNPPMEKTGFGWVYGSHGTYAAMYVFDNWYEPTDYYGVAWPAQNMPVEFFGSSYPWSISMGKDVDKSAVKVTLIRQSDQKKWAFSEKKADGYFNVENSNYGQKGCIIFRPENLSYQPGDTFEVKITGLDQKVSYTVKFFSINSAAESDEKQKESKITAKNITKTFSTTTFSINAKTNGKGKMTYKVADEKIATVSKNGVVTLKNYGETKIKIRVAASGNYKAAEKTIALTVKPVKAKTGSLKSTAKGSFALKWKQDKKATGYIIQYSTDKRFEKNVKSTTVSSNRTTSKKIGKLKAGKKYYVRICSYKKSGGKNIKGAYSDVKTVITKK; encoded by the coding sequence GTGAAAAAATTATTATTAAAGAATGCAGTGATGCTGGCAGTCGTTATATTCTGCATTGGTTCCGTCAACTGTTATGCAGCCACCAGTACGGGGATCAATGTCAATTATCACAGCCAGAAGGAAATTAAGGATTACCTGAAAAGTAAAAAGGTAAATATTGACGCAGAGACGACCTACAGTAAGAAGGCATCGGATGTAAAGCCGTATCAGGCGGGTACGATCAGTGAGAGCAGTCAGAAATCAGCATTAAATACCATGAATGCGATCCGTTATATTGCAGGAATTGACGCAGTGGGGCTTGATTCTTCTTATACCAAAATGGAACAGGCGGCAGCTTTGGTTAACTCAGCAAATGGAACCTTATCACATTTTCCATCAAAACCGGCAGGAATGGACGACAGCCTTTATAAACTGGGGGCATCCGGTGCATCCAGTGGCAATCTTTCCTATGCAAGCTGGAAATGCGGACTCGGGTATCATCTGGCAAAATCATGGATGAATGATGGTGACGCCTACAATATAGACCGCGTCGGACACAGAAGATGGATTTTAAATCCGCCGATGGAAAAAACAGGATTTGGCTGGGTATATGGATCACATGGAACTTATGCGGCGATGTATGTATTTGATAACTGGTATGAACCGACGGATTATTATGGTGTGGCATGGCCAGCCCAGAATATGCCGGTAGAGTTTTTTGGCAGCAGTTATCCATGGAGCATCAGCATGGGGAAAGATGTGGACAAATCTGCTGTAAAAGTGACTCTCATAAGGCAGTCGGATCAGAAAAAATGGGCTTTTTCAGAAAAGAAAGCCGATGGCTATTTTAACGTGGAAAACAGTAATTATGGACAGAAAGGATGCATTATTTTCCGTCCGGAAAATCTGAGTTATCAGCCGGGAGATACATTTGAAGTAAAAATTACAGGACTTGACCAGAAAGTATCTTATACAGTGAAATTCTTTTCCATAAACAGTGCGGCAGAGTCAGATGAAAAGCAGAAAGAATCGAAGATCACGGCGAAAAACATCACAAAAACCTTCAGCACCACAACATTTTCCATCAATGCGAAAACGAATGGAAAAGGGAAGATGACGTATAAGGTTGCGGACGAAAAAATCGCCACCGTAAGTAAAAACGGGGTAGTTACACTTAAAAATTACGGAGAAACAAAAATTAAGATCCGTGTAGCTGCAAGTGGTAATTATAAGGCGGCTGAAAAGACGATCGCGCTGACGGTAAAGCCGGTAAAAGCAAAAACGGGTTCGCTGAAATCGACTGCAAAGGGCAGTTTTGCGTTAAAGTGGAAACAGGATAAGAAGGCGACCGGCTATATCATACAATATTCTACCGATAAACGTTTTGAGAAGAATGTGAAAAGCACAACAGTTTCAAGTAACAGGACGACATCGAAGAAGATTGGAAAGCTGAAAGCCGGTAAAAAATATTATGTCAGAATCTGTTCCTATAAAAAATCCGGTGGAAAGAATATAAAAGGCGCTTACAGTGACGTAAAAACCGTAATAACAAAAAAATAG
- a CDS encoding L-lactate dehydrogenase, protein MKQLELNNRKVAVIGCGFVGATSAFGLMQSGLFSEMVLIDANTEKAEGEAMDISHGIPFARPMKIYAGGYDDIMDAAIIVVTAGANQKPGETRLDLVQKNVGIFKSIIPEIAKRNYQGILLIVSNPVDILTYTAHKLSGMPENRVIGSGTVLDTARLKYELGEHLGVDSRSVHAFIIGEHGDSEIAAWSSANVSGIPLNTFCEMRGHFNHDDSMERIAANVRNSAYEIIAKKNATYYGIAMSVKRICEAIVRDEKSILPVSGMIHGMYGVEDVVLSMPAIVGKNGIERQVPISLDEDEQKQLQKSAQILKEMAEQVL, encoded by the coding sequence ATGAAACAGTTAGAATTAAACAACAGAAAAGTGGCAGTGATCGGATGTGGATTTGTAGGTGCGACCTCTGCGTTTGGACTGATGCAGAGCGGACTTTTTTCCGAGATGGTTTTGATCGATGCGAATACAGAGAAAGCGGAAGGGGAAGCGATGGATATTTCCCATGGAATCCCATTTGCAAGACCAATGAAAATTTATGCGGGCGGCTATGATGATATCATGGATGCAGCGATCATCGTTGTGACGGCCGGTGCAAATCAGAAACCGGGAGAGACAAGACTGGATCTGGTACAGAAAAATGTCGGCATTTTTAAGAGTATTATTCCGGAGATCGCAAAGAGAAATTATCAGGGAATCCTGCTTATCGTGTCAAACCCGGTAGATATCCTTACATATACGGCTCATAAATTGAGCGGGATGCCGGAAAACCGCGTGATCGGTTCCGGTACGGTTTTAGATACGGCAAGGTTGAAGTATGAGCTGGGAGAACATCTTGGTGTGGACAGCCGGAGCGTGCATGCCTTTATCATCGGGGAGCATGGGGACAGTGAGATTGCTGCATGGAGCAGTGCGAATGTATCAGGAATCCCGTTAAATACGTTCTGCGAGATGCGAGGCCATTTCAATCATGACGATTCTATGGAACGCATTGCGGCAAATGTGCGCAACAGCGCCTATGAGATCATTGCAAAGAAAAATGCAACTTATTATGGAATCGCAATGTCTGTAAAACGAATCTGCGAGGCAATCGTTCGTGATGAAAAATCGATCCTTCCGGTTTCCGGTATGATCCATGGAATGTATGGTGTGGAGGATGTTGTCTTAAGTATGCCGGCGATCGTTGGAAAAAACGGAATTGAGAGACAGGTTCCGATTTCTTTAGATGAGGATGAGCAGAAACAGCTTCAGAAATCAGCGCAGATCTTAAAAGAGATGGCAGAACAGGTTTTGTAA
- a CDS encoding MarR family winged helix-turn-helix transcriptional regulator: MTADETLNELLVKLFKDIMEIEGKSLLTDEFKDLTYNDFHVIEAIGMSEPKSMSTVAKLMNVTTGTLTKAMDGLTDKGYVVRERSKQDKRVVWVCLTEKGKAAYLHHEEFHHRMIDHIKEELNAQETTVLIYSLAKLVDFFQQVYGENEES; the protein is encoded by the coding sequence ATGACGGCAGATGAAACATTAAATGAATTATTGGTAAAATTATTTAAAGACATTATGGAGATCGAAGGAAAATCGCTGCTCACGGATGAATTTAAGGATCTTACCTATAATGATTTTCATGTAATAGAAGCGATTGGAATGTCAGAGCCAAAGAGCATGAGCACGGTGGCAAAGCTGATGAACGTTACGACCGGAACGCTGACAAAGGCGATGGACGGTCTGACCGATAAGGGATATGTTGTCAGGGAGCGCAGCAAGCAGGATAAGCGTGTTGTCTGGGTATGCCTGACCGAAAAAGGAAAGGCAGCTTATCTGCATCATGAAGAGTTTCATCACCGTATGATCGACCACATTAAGGAAGAACTTAACGCACAGGAGACAACGGTACTGATCTATTCACTGGCAAAACTGGTGGATTTTTTCCAGCAGGTATACGGGGAGAATGAAGAATCGTAG
- a CDS encoding beta-ketoacyl-ACP synthase III: MRIKIKGTGSAVPKLRVTNDDLSKLMDTSDEWIKSRTGIGARHLAVEETTTGLAVVAANDALRDAGVTAEELDLIIAATVTADKFLPNLSCEVQSALGAKNAVAFDLNAACSGFLFALNTVQMYLENGVYKKALVIGAETLSKIMDWNDRSTCVLFGDGAGAAVVEVDSETNCKAKQPGAANKSGILSMVQGSDGARGEVLRCDNRPVNNPFAVNDTKLSYVSMNGQEVYKFAVKTVPKVIEEAVKKAGLEVEDIDLFVLHQANLRIIESVAKRLHQPMEKFPTNLEECGNISAASVPILLDNINKRGMICEGKKIVLAGFGAGLTWGATVLVW, translated from the coding sequence ATGAGAATCAAAATCAAGGGAACAGGAAGTGCAGTCCCGAAACTTCGGGTAACAAATGATGACTTAAGTAAATTGATGGATACCTCGGACGAGTGGATCAAAAGCCGCACGGGAATCGGTGCAAGGCACCTTGCGGTAGAAGAAACGACAACAGGACTTGCCGTTGTAGCAGCAAACGATGCTTTAAGGGATGCAGGAGTAACCGCAGAAGAACTTGATCTTATCATTGCAGCGACGGTTACTGCAGATAAATTTCTTCCCAATCTTTCCTGCGAGGTGCAGAGTGCTCTGGGGGCAAAAAACGCAGTGGCTTTTGATTTAAATGCAGCGTGCTCCGGATTTTTATTTGCGTTAAATACGGTGCAGATGTATCTGGAAAATGGTGTTTATAAAAAGGCTCTTGTCATTGGTGCAGAGACTCTTTCAAAGATCATGGACTGGAATGACAGAAGCACCTGTGTATTGTTTGGGGACGGTGCAGGGGCGGCGGTCGTTGAGGTGGATTCCGAAACAAATTGTAAAGCAAAGCAGCCGGGTGCAGCAAACAAAAGCGGCATTCTAAGCATGGTACAGGGTTCCGACGGCGCGCGGGGGGAAGTTCTCCGCTGTGATAACCGTCCGGTCAATAATCCGTTTGCGGTCAACGATACGAAACTTTCCTATGTGTCGATGAATGGTCAGGAAGTATATAAATTTGCAGTCAAAACGGTGCCAAAGGTGATAGAAGAGGCAGTGAAAAAAGCGGGACTTGAAGTGGAGGATATTGATCTGTTCGTACTTCATCAGGCAAATCTGCGCATTATTGAGTCTGTTGCAAAAAGACTGCATCAGCCGATGGAAAAGTTTCCTACCAATCTGGAAGAGTGCGGCAATATTTCCGCGGCGAGCGTGCCGATTTTGCTTGATAATATCAATAAACGTGGTATGATATGTGAAGGTAAAAAAATAGTTTTGGCAGGATTTGGAGCCGGGCTGACATGGGGCGCGACGGTTTTGGTATGGTAA
- a CDS encoding DUF4321 domain-containing protein, with protein MSRGIAGKNNWALFLLLLAGIVLGGFIGSLAAGVPFLSWLNYGQTFGFANPIVLDLGILVITFGLSIKITIASIIGVLIAIIIYRFL; from the coding sequence ATGAGCAGAGGAATTGCGGGAAAAAATAACTGGGCATTGTTTTTACTTTTGCTGGCAGGGATCGTACTTGGAGGTTTTATCGGGAGCCTTGCAGCGGGAGTGCCGTTTTTAAGCTGGCTTAATTATGGACAGACATTTGGATTTGCAAATCCGATCGTGCTGGATCTTGGAATCCTGGTCATTACATTCGGACTCAGTATCAAGATTACGATCGCAAGCATTATTGGTGTATTAATCGCAATTATTATTTATCGGTTTTTATAA